The uncultured Fibrobacter sp. genome has a segment encoding these proteins:
- a CDS encoding deoxyguanosinetriphosphate triphosphohydrolase — protein sequence MLSATRYGHPADLDPNRSDFHRDYDRIVFSTAFRRLGRKTQVHPFSVNDHVHSRLTHSIEVSSVGRSLAITVYHLIKKYLPKYINEYHFGTIVQSACLAHDIGNPPFGHAGEAAIREWFRKNRTSAPMRDLSDTEMADFINFDGNAQGHRILSKLEYHFLDGGMRLTYATLGAMIKYPQLAKFGLPTSLFSTEADLYRVTAYTLGIPEVETGKWVRHPLVYLMEAADDICYSILDVEDAIELGILSYGDVRGMFSYLCGPDVDIDREFQENGQNFRDFLSSVRGLAIQNLIDDVAMTFVKHYDEIMAGERVKHLTVLSKSDVMEGIRIAKRLGVERIYPDRRKTELEVGSYTTLATVLDAFINGVYDYRLNGNNSYRADRIVRLIGQAKIGQSVTVAEAYHQVLDFVSGMTDNYATYLARQIGGLAMGY from the coding sequence TTGCTATCTGCGACGCGTTACGGGCACCCCGCCGATTTGGACCCGAACCGTTCCGATTTCCATCGCGATTACGACCGCATTGTTTTTTCGACAGCGTTTAGGCGACTTGGCCGCAAGACCCAGGTGCACCCGTTCTCGGTGAATGACCATGTGCACAGCCGTCTCACGCACAGCATCGAGGTCTCGAGTGTGGGCCGCAGCCTTGCGATTACGGTGTACCACCTGATAAAAAAGTATCTGCCCAAGTACATTAACGAGTATCATTTCGGCACGATCGTGCAGTCCGCCTGCCTGGCCCATGATATTGGAAACCCGCCCTTTGGACACGCAGGCGAAGCCGCTATCCGCGAATGGTTCCGCAAGAACCGCACCTCCGCCCCCATGCGCGACCTGAGCGATACCGAGATGGCGGACTTTATCAACTTCGATGGAAACGCGCAAGGGCACCGCATCTTGAGTAAGCTGGAATACCATTTTCTGGATGGTGGAATGCGCCTCACGTACGCAACGCTTGGCGCCATGATCAAGTATCCGCAGCTTGCAAAATTCGGGCTCCCGACTAGTCTTTTCTCGACCGAGGCGGATCTTTATCGCGTAACGGCCTATACCTTGGGCATTCCCGAAGTGGAAACGGGCAAGTGGGTTCGCCATCCGCTTGTCTACCTGATGGAAGCCGCCGACGATATTTGTTACAGCATCCTGGATGTAGAAGACGCCATTGAACTTGGCATTTTGAGTTACGGCGATGTGCGTGGTATGTTCAGTTACCTGTGCGGCCCCGATGTGGATATCGACCGCGAGTTCCAGGAAAACGGCCAGAATTTCCGCGACTTTTTGAGCAGTGTGCGCGGCCTTGCCATTCAGAACCTGATTGACGATGTGGCCATGACCTTCGTGAAGCATTACGACGAAATTATGGCGGGGGAGCGCGTCAAGCATTTGACGGTGCTTTCCAAGTCCGACGTGATGGAAGGAATCCGCATTGCAAAGCGCCTGGGCGTAGAACGTATTTACCCTGACCGTCGAAAGACCGAACTTGAAGTCGGTAGCTACACGACGCTTGCCACGGTGCTTGACGCCTTTATCAATGGCGTTTACGACTATCGTTTGAATGGTAACAATTCTTACCGTGCCGACCGTATTGTGCGACTCATTGGCCAGGCGAAAATCGGCCAGAGTGTCACGGTGGCCGAAGCGTACCACCAGGTGCTCGACTTTGTAAGCGGCATGACGGACAACTACGCGACCTACCTCGCGCGCCAGATCGGT